Proteins from a genomic interval of Heptranchias perlo isolate sHepPer1 chromosome 19, sHepPer1.hap1, whole genome shotgun sequence:
- the mtg2 gene encoding mitochondrial ribosome-associated GTPase 2, whose translation MSIRQILSLGKRIPLQTSVEGVWLCQHVACKLLAYPHANNTLLRNFTISCLKYAKARGLRKKRELSEKKLTRFFVDQRRVSVFGGRGGDGTSTFHSEPRKEFGGPDGGNGGDGGHVILKVARQIKSLSAIASVYRGNNGEPGGNKNCYGKNAANTYVMVPLGTVVKEDGKIVVDLSSHGEEYVATYGGLGGKGNRFFLSNENRAPMTATPGEPGQQRVLQLELRTMAHAGMVGFPNAGKSSLLRTISNARPAVADYPFTTLNPHVGVIQYQDFEQIAVADIPGIIRGAHRNKGLGVSFLRHIERCRFLLFVLDLSTPEPWQQLEDLKYELEQYEKGLSERPFCVVGNKIDLPESKTNLVLLREKVRQSIIPVSALTGANVEELLKHLRELYDGYLESTQIQGCIPVKW comes from the exons ATGTCTATAAGACAGATCTTGTCACTGGGAAAGCGGATTCCACTGCAGACTTCTGTAGAAGGTGTTTGGTTATGCCAACATGTGGCATGTAAACTGTTGGCATACCCTCATGCCAACAACACTTTATTACGAAATTTCACTATAAGCTGTTTAAAATATGCCAAGGCTCGAGGACTCCGGAAGAAAAGGGAGCTTTCTGAAAAGAAACTG ACCCGGTTCTTTGTGGATCAACGAAGAGtcagtgtgtttggagggagaggCGGTGATGGAACATCCACTTTCCACAGTGAGCCTCGCAAAGAGTTTGGAGGACCCGATGGTGGAAATGGAGGGGATGGAGGACATGTTATTTTAAAAG TTGCTCGACAGATAAAATCACTGTCTGCCATTGCGTCAGTTTATCGCGGCAATAATGGAGAACCTGGAGGAAATAAAAATTGTTATGGAAAAAACGCAGCTAACACTTATGTAATG GTTCCTCTTGGTACTGTGGTCAAGGAAGATGGGAAGATAGTTGTTGATCTCTCATCTCACGGAGAGGAATACGTAGCAACGTACGGTGGGCTTGGTGGGAAGGGCAACCGTTTCTTTCTGTCCAACGAGAATCGGGCACCGATGACCGCAACCCCAGGAGAACCTGGTCAGCAACGAGTCTTGCAGCTGGAGCTCAGGACCATGGCTCATGCTGGGATG GTTGGCTTTCCCAATGCTGGAAAATCTTCCCTTCTGCGAACAATCTCAAATGCCCGGCCAGCAGTAGCTGATTATCCGTTTACTACGTTAAATCCTCATGTTGGTGTGATACAGTATCAAGACTTTGAGCAGATAGCAG TTGCAGATATCCCTGGAATCATCAGAGGTGCCCATAGAAACAAAGGCCTGGGAGTTTCCTTCTTGAGACACATTGAACGCTGCCGCTTTCTGCTATTTGTGCTTGATCTGTCAACAccagagccctggcagcagctggaAGATTTAAAATATGAACTGGAGCAGTATGAGAAAGGATTGTCAGAAAGACCATTTTGTGTCGTTGGAAACAAGATTGACCTTCCAGAGTCCAAAACCAATCTTGTTCTACTTCGAGAAAAAGTAAGGCAGAGTATAATCCCAGTGTCTGCACTAACTGGTGCAAATGTTGAAGAACTTTTAAAGCATCTCAGAGAACTATATGATGGATACCTGGAGAGCACCCAGATTCAAGGCTGCATACCAGTCAAGTGGTAA